The following proteins are co-located in the Triticum aestivum cultivar Chinese Spring chromosome 1A, IWGSC CS RefSeq v2.1, whole genome shotgun sequence genome:
- the LOC123039690 gene encoding zinc transporter 6 isoform X1 — protein MSGRGCLPAGELAALSRVCRDGAAAARLKTGSLLAILIASAVGVCLPVALTRAFRGRDGYARGLLLVKCYAAGVILSTSLVHVLPDAYAALADCAVASRRPWRDFPFAGLLCLVGALLALLVDLSASSHLEAHGHQQPQQQEDQPYAPIPTTKKAPAFELTGEMRPRKRAFLDESDRDDPAPRADENGGDPDRDDVALFGPKKGARLPRSDEPVVPIVGCHGAGHEVVEVGEGEEEEARKKQKMVSKVLEIGIVFHSVIIGVTLGMSQDVCAIRPLVVALSFHQVFEGMGLGGCIAQAGFGMATVGYMCIMFSVTTPLGILLGMAVFHMTGYDDSSPNALIIEGLLGSLSAGILVYMALVDLISLDFFHNKMMSSSLKLKKASYIALVLGSASMSILALWA, from the exons ATGTCCGGCAGGGGGTGCCTCCCGGCGGGCGAGCTCGCCGCGCTGTCCAGGGTCTGCCGCgacggggccgcggcggcgcggctcaAGACGGGCTCCCTGCTCGCCATCCTCATCGCCAGCGCCGTCGGCGTCTGCCTCCCCGTCGCCCTCACCAGGGCCTTCCGCGGCCGGGACGGGTACGCGCGGGGCCTGCTCCTCGTCAAGTGCTACGCGGCCGGGGTCATCCTCTCCACCTCCCTCGTCCACGTCCTCCCGGACGCCTACGCGGCGCTCGCCGACTGCGCCGTCGCGTCGCGCCGGCCCTGGAGGGACTTCCCCTTCGCGGGGCTCCTCTGCCTCGTCGGCGCGCTGCTCGCGCTCCTCGTCGACCTCTCCGCCTCGTCGCACCTCGAAGCCCACGGCCACCAGCAGCCGCAGCAGCAGGAGGACCAGCCCTACGCCCCAATCCCCACCACCAAGAAGGCCCCCGCCTTCGAGCTCACCGGCGAAATGAGACCCAGGAAACGCGCTTTCTTGGACGAGAGTGACCGCGACGACCCGGCGCCGCGCGCCGACGAGAATGGCGGCGACCCGGACCGGGACGACGTGGCGCTCTTCGGGCCAAAGAAAGGCGCCCGGCTGCCTCGCAGCGATGAACCCGTGGTCCCTATTGTCGGGTGCCATGGCGCTGGGCATGAGGTGGTGGAGgtcggggagggggaggaggaggaggcgaggaagaagcagaagatggTGTCCAAGGTGCTTGAGATTGGGATAGTGTTCCACTCGGTCATCATCGGGGTCACCTTGGGGATGTCGCAGGACGTCTGCGCCATCCGCCCGCTCGTCGTCGCGCTATCCTTCCACCAGGTCTTCGAGGGGATGGGCCTCGGCGGCTGCATCGCACAG GCTGGTTTCGGAATGGCAACAGTGGGTTACATGTGCATAATGTTCTCAGTGACAACACCATTGGGAATACTTCTTGGGATGGCAGTCTTCCATATGACTGGTTATGACGATAGCAGTCCAAACGCCCTAATAATTGAAGGCCTTCTTGGTTCACTCTCTGCCGGAATCCTTGTCTACATGGCGCTCGTCGACCTCATTTCTCTTGATTTCTTCCACAACAAGATGATGTCATCATCTCTGAAACTGAAGAAGGCCTCTTATATTGCattggtgcttggatctgcttCTATGTCGATATTAGCTCTCTGGGCATAG
- the LOC123039690 gene encoding zinc transporter 6 isoform X2, protein MSGRGCLPAGELAALSRVCRDGAAAARLKTGSLLAILIASAVGVCLPVALTRAFRGRDGYARGLLLVKCYAAGVILSTSLVHVLPDAYAALADCAVASRRPWRDFPFAGLLCLVGALLALLVDLSASSHLEAHGHQQPQQQEDQPYAPIPTTKKAPAFELTGEMRPRKRAFLDESDRDDPAPRADENGGDPDRDDVALFGPKKGARLPRSDEPVVPIVGCHGAGHEVVEVGEGEEEEARKKQKMVSKVLEIGIVFHSVIIGVTLGMSQDVCAIRPLVVALSFHQVFEGMGLGGCIAQRRRGRGIALGWFRNGNSGLHVHNVLSDNTIGNTSWDGSLPYDWL, encoded by the exons ATGTCCGGCAGGGGGTGCCTCCCGGCGGGCGAGCTCGCCGCGCTGTCCAGGGTCTGCCGCgacggggccgcggcggcgcggctcaAGACGGGCTCCCTGCTCGCCATCCTCATCGCCAGCGCCGTCGGCGTCTGCCTCCCCGTCGCCCTCACCAGGGCCTTCCGCGGCCGGGACGGGTACGCGCGGGGCCTGCTCCTCGTCAAGTGCTACGCGGCCGGGGTCATCCTCTCCACCTCCCTCGTCCACGTCCTCCCGGACGCCTACGCGGCGCTCGCCGACTGCGCCGTCGCGTCGCGCCGGCCCTGGAGGGACTTCCCCTTCGCGGGGCTCCTCTGCCTCGTCGGCGCGCTGCTCGCGCTCCTCGTCGACCTCTCCGCCTCGTCGCACCTCGAAGCCCACGGCCACCAGCAGCCGCAGCAGCAGGAGGACCAGCCCTACGCCCCAATCCCCACCACCAAGAAGGCCCCCGCCTTCGAGCTCACCGGCGAAATGAGACCCAGGAAACGCGCTTTCTTGGACGAGAGTGACCGCGACGACCCGGCGCCGCGCGCCGACGAGAATGGCGGCGACCCGGACCGGGACGACGTGGCGCTCTTCGGGCCAAAGAAAGGCGCCCGGCTGCCTCGCAGCGATGAACCCGTGGTCCCTATTGTCGGGTGCCATGGCGCTGGGCATGAGGTGGTGGAGgtcggggagggggaggaggaggaggcgaggaagaagcagaagatggTGTCCAAGGTGCTTGAGATTGGGATAGTGTTCCACTCGGTCATCATCGGGGTCACCTTGGGGATGTCGCAGGACGTCTGCGCCATCCGCCCGCTCGTCGTCGCGCTATCCTTCCACCAGGTCTTCGAGGGGATGGGCCTCGGCGGCTGCATCGCACAG AGGAGAAGGGGCAGAGGAATAGCACTTG GCTGGTTTCGGAATGGCAACAGTGGGTTACATGTGCATAATGTTCTCAGTGACAACACCATTGGGAATACTTCTTGGGATGGCAGTCTTCCATATGACTGGTTATGA